From the genome of Limibacillus sp.:
CGTCGCCGGGCCCGGCCGTCGTCCGCAGCTCCGCGCGCCAGCCCTTTTCCTCCAGGGCCGCCAGAACGCGCGTGAAAAAAGCGCCGCGCCGCTGTCCCGCCGCCGGATTGTAGATCACGGTCAGCGAGCGGACCCGAGAAGTCAGGCTATCCGGCAAGAAAACATCCCCTGAGCGAAGAAAACAGCCGCGTGAAGGCTTAATAAAAACACTGTTTCGGTCCTGTTACCACTTCGCGTCGTTTACGTGAAGTTTGGCGCATTTTGATGCAATTCCATTGAACTGACACAAGACCTGGATAACAGAAGGTCAGGAGCGGCCCGGGGGACGAGTCGTTCGTCAGGACAAGAAGAGGTAAGGCTCATGGCAGGCGCTGAACGGCAACGGAAGCCGGAACCGGAAACCCGCCGCTACCGGGCGGTCTTTCTCTCCGACATCCACCTCGGGACCCGCGGCTGCAAGGCCGAGTTCCTGCTCGACTTCCTGCGCTACAACGAGGCGGACAAGATCTACCTGGTCGGCGATATCGTGGATGGCTGGCGGCTGAAGAAGAGCTGGTACTGGCCCCAGGCCCACAACGATGTGGTCCAGAAGCTGCTGCGCAAGGCGCGCAAGGGCACGGAGATCATCTATGTCCCGGGCAACCACGACGAGGCCCTGCGCAACTACACCGGCGTGCACTTCGGCGGCGTCGTGGTGGCCAGCGACACGGTTCACGAAACGGCGGACGGCAGGCGTCTTCTGGTGCTGCACGGCGACGCCTTCGACGGCGTGGTCAAGTACGCCAAGTGGCTGGCTCTGCTGGGCGACGGCGCCTACAACCTGATGCTCCAGGTGAACACCTGGTACAATGTGACGCGCCGCATGCTGGGTTTCGGTTACTGGTCGCTTTCGGCCTATCTGAAGAACAAGGTGAAGAACGCGGTGAAGTTCGTCGACGACTTCGAGCGCGCCGTGGCCGAGGAGGCGCGGCGGCGCAACCTCGACGGCGTGATCTGCGGGCATATCCACAAGGCAGAGATGCGCGAGATCGAGGGCATTCTCTACATCAACGACGGCGACTGGGTGGAGAGCTGCACCGCCCTGGTCGAGCATCAGGACGGACGGCTGGAGATCATCCATTGGGCCGAGGAGCGGAACTTCTCCATGCTGGCCCTGCCCCGGAGCGAGAGCGACGCACAGCCGGAACCGGCGCGAAAGAAGGAGTACGCCGCCTGATGCGTATCGCCATCGTGAGCGACGCCTGGTTTCCGCAGATCAACGGCGTGGTGCGCACCCTGAAGCGGGTCTGCGACGAACTGGGGGCTGAAGGGCACGAGATCCTGGTCATCCATCCCGGCCTGTTCAGAACCCTGCCCTGTCCCACCTACCCCGAGATCCGGCTGGCGATCCTGCCGGGCGCGCGCCTGCGCGGACTGCTGGAGGATTTCGCGCCCGAGGCGATCCACGTCGCGACCGAGGGCCCCCTGGGTCTTTCGGCGCGTGGCTACTGCCTAAAGCGCAACCTGCCCTTCACGACCTCCTACCACACGCGCTTTCCCGAATACGTGGCCGCGCGCTTCCCGCTCAAGCTCTCCTGGCTCTATGCCTTCATGCGGCGCTTCCACAACTCCGGGGCGGGCACGATGGTGGCGACGGAGTCCCTGCGCCGCGAACTGGCCGCGCGGGGCTTTCAGAAGATCAAGGTCTGGTCGCGCGGCGTCGACACCAAGATCTTCAAGCCCTTGGCGCCGCCTGACCTGGGTCTGGAGCATCCGGTCTTCATCAATGTCGGCCGCGTGGCCGTGGAGAAGAATCTGGAGGCCTTCCTGTCGCTGAAACTGCCGGGCAGCAAGGTGATCGTCGGCGGCGGCCCGCAGCTTGAAGAGCTGAGGCAGCGTTACCCCGAGGTTCACTTTCTTGGCCCGAAGGAAGGCGAGGAACTGGTGCGCCACTACGCGCTCGGCGATGTCTTCGTCTTTCCGAGCCGCACGGACACTTTCGGGCTCGTTTTGCTGGAAGCGCTCGCCTGTGGATTGCCGGTCGCGGCTTATCCGGTGCCGGGCCCGCTCGACGTGATCGGCAACAGCGGCGTGGGACGGCTTGACGAAGACCTCGAAAGCGCTTGCAAGGCGGCGCTGGAGATACCACGTGACCGCTGCCGGCCTTACGCCGAGCGCTTCTCCTGGCACGCCTGCGCCCAACAGTTCCTGAACAACTTGGAACCCGAGGTGCTGGGCTAGGGTTTCAACGCGCCTTCGTGCTATTGTCCGCCGGAATTTTGAGAAGCCGCGCGGAGTAACCTTCAATCGTGTCGACCAGTAAGCCCGCCCCCCTGTTGGCGAACCGGGAGCAGACGCTCTACCTGATGAAGCGACTGGTCCGCGGTTACATGAGCGACCAGATGCGCCGTCTGGCGCTCGCCGTGCTTTGCATGATCCTGGCGGCCGTCACCACGGCGGGCTTCACCCAGTTGGTGAAGCCGATCATCGACGACATCTTCGTCATGCAGAAGGGCGAGCTGCTGATCCCGGTCGCCGGGTTCACGCTGCTGATCTTCGTGACGCGCGGCATCGCCAGTTATGGCGAGGGCGTGCTGATGAGCCGCATCGGCCTGACCATCGTCTCGCGCCTGCAAAGCCAGCTCTATCACCGGCTGATCAAGCAGGACATGGCCTTCTTCAACGTGACCTCCCCCGGCACGCTGGTGTCCCGCTTCATCAGCGATGCCTTCATGCTCCGGAACTCCGTGGCCAATACCCTCACCAGCCTGGGCAAGGACACGCTGACGGCGACCGCGCTCGGCGCGGTCATGTTCTACGAGGATTGGCTGCTGGCCTGCTTTGCGATCTTCATCTTCCCCGCCGCGGTCTTCCCGATCGTTAGGATCGGACGGCGCATGCGCAAGGTCTCGCGCAATCAGCAGGTTCAGACAGGCGCCCTGGCCACGGTGCTGGACGAGTCTTTCCAGGGCATCCGCTATGTGAAGGCCTACTCCATGGAGGAGCACGAGGCCAAGCGCGCGGACCGCACCATCAACAAGCTGCTGGAGATCGCCCTGAAGGGCGCGCGCACGCGCAACGCCCTGCACCCGATCATGGAGGGCCTGGGCGGCATCGCGGTCGTTACCATCGTGCTCTATGGTGGCCAGATGGTGATCTCGGAAGCCAAGACGCCGGGCAGCTTCTTTGCTTTCATCTTCGCCCTGCTGCTGGCCTACGAACCGGTGAAGCGTCTGGCCCGCTTGAACACGGTGCTGCAGGAGGGCCTGGCGGCCGCCTCGCGTATCTTCGAGCTGCTGGACATGACGCCGGAACTCCAGGACAAGCCGGACGCAAAGCCACTCAAGGTCGGCGAAGGCCGCATCCAACTGCAGGACGTGGTCTTCTCCTACGACGGAGAGGGAAAGGCGCTGGACAAGGTCTCCATCGAGGTGGAGTCCGGTAAACGCGTGGCCCTCGTCGGCGCGTCGGGTTCGGGCAAGACCACCATCCTAAACTTGGTGCCGCGCTTCTATGACGTGGATGAAGGCCGGATCCTGATCGACGGGCAGGACGTGCGCGACGTGACCATGGAGTCCCTGCGCCGCAGCATGGCCCTGGTGAGCCAGGAGACGCTGCTGTTCGATGAGACCATCCGGGCGAACATCGCCTATGGAAACCCCGAGGCGAGCGACGAGGAGATCGAAAGCGCGGCCCGCAACGCCGGCGCGCACGACTTCATCAAGCAACTGCCGCAAGGCTACGACACGCTGGTCGGCCCGCGCGGCACCAAGCTGTCCGGCGGCCAGCGTCAGCGCATCTCCATCGCAAGGGCGATGATCCGCAACGCGCCCATCCTGCTGCTGGACGAAGCCACGTCCGCGCTCGACACAGAGTCCGAACGCCATGTCCAGAAGGCGCTCGACGAACTGATGGTGGGACGCAGTTCCATCGTGATCGCCCACCGCCTCTCCACCATCGTGGACGCCGACCGCATTTATGTCCTGGACAATGGCCGGATCGTGGAGAGCGGGACCCATGCCGAACTGTTGGCCAAGGGTGGAAACTACGCGAAGCTGCACAGCCTTCAGTACAGTGACGAGTCGGACGGCGGCTCGCAGAAGCGCGTGGCCCAGGAGTAGCTTCATGGCGAAGTCGTCGCTGGGAAAAAAGATCCTGAAGTCCCCGGCCTTCATGAGCTTCGTGTTCTCCTTCATCGCCGTTTATCTGCGGGTGATTGAGCGCAGCGTCCGGTGGCGCCGGGACTACCATCCCGAGGCTGAAGAACTGATCGAGGGAAACAAGGCCTTCATCGCCTGTTTCTGGCATGGCCGGATGGTGATGATGAGCTCGGCCTGGACGGCACCCCCTGAACGCATGCACCTGCTGATCTCCACCCACCGGGACGGTCAGCTTATCTCTCAGCCGATCCTGAAGCTGGGCTACAAGCAGATCGAGGGCTCCAGCGGACACGGCGGCGTCCAGGCGATCAGGGAGATGACCCGCGTCCTGAAGCAGGATCATGTCGTGGCGATCACGCCCGACGGTCCCCGTGGGCCGCGCATGAGGGTCAAGCCGGGTGTCCTGAAGATCGCGCAGTTGACCGGGGCGCCCATCGTGCCGCTGGCCGGTGCGGCGAAAAGCTGTTGGATGCTGAAGAGCTGGGACCGCTTTCTCATTCCCAAACCCTTCACCAAGGGTCTCCTGTCAGCGGGCAAACCCATCGTGATCGGCAGGGACCTGGACGAGGCCGCCCTGGAAGCAGTCAGGCTTGAGCTGGAAGAAGAACTCTTGAGGCTGGCCGCGGAGGCCGATAGGGCCATGGGCCGGGAGGTCATTGCACCCGGCCCGGTCGAGCAGTGAGGCCGCCGATGTTCTGGCTGCCTCTCTATCGCTTGACGACCGAACTCGGCACGCCGCTGATCCGCGGTGTGCTGAGAAAGCGCCTGCAACGGGGGCGCGAGGACCCTGAGCGTGTCACCGAGCGATACGGCGAAGCATCGCGGGCCCGCCCCGCCGGCAAGCTACTTTGGCTGCACGGCGCCAGCGTCGGGGAAGCCGTTTCGGTACTGCCGCTGATCGCCGCCTTGAGAGAGCGCAGGCCGGAGGTCAGCATTCTCATGACGACCGGCACGGTAACCTCGGCCAAGCTCATGTCGCAGCGCCTGCCCGAAGGCGTCATTCACCAGTTCGTGCCCCTCGACCATCTCTCCTGGGTTCGCCGTTTCCTGGACCATTGGCGGCCCGACGCGGCGCTCTGGGTGGAATCGGAGCTTTGGCCCAACCTGCTTTCAGAGGCTCAGGAACGGCAAATTCCCCTGGCCTTGGTGAACGCGCGCATGTCACCCGGCTCCTTCAAGAACTGGCGGCGTCTGCCGGGCGGGCTGAAGAGCCTGCTCTCCGCCTTCGAGCTCTGCCTTGCGCAAGACGATGCTCAGGCCGAGCGGCTTCGCACTCTGGGCGCGCCAAAGGTCCTTTCCGTTGGAAACCTCAAGTACGCAGCGGAAGCCTTGCCCTGTGACCAAAAAGAGCTTTCCGGGCTCTGGGAGAAGATTGGCCGCCGCCCCCTCTGGCTCGCCGCCTCGACCCATCCCGGAGAAGAAGAACAGCTCGCCGAGGCCCACGGCCAGCTGCGCGAGGAACACCCCGGTCTCCTCACCCTCCTGGTGCCCCGCCATGCGGAACGCGGCGACGCCATCGCCAAGCTGCTGGGCGACCGGGGTCTCTATGTCGCGCAGCGCTCGCGCGGCGAGGAACCGGATGGCGAGACCGATGTCTTTCTGGCCGATACCATGGGGGAACTGGGCCTCTTCTACCGCTTGAGCGAGATCGCCTTCGTGGGCGGCAGCCTCGTGCCGCATGGGGGTCAGAATCCGCTGGAGCCGGCCCGGCTCGAGGCCGCCATCCTTCATGGCCCTCATATGCAGAACTTCGCCCCCATCGTCGAGGCGCTGGACCGAGCCGGCGGCGCAAAGCAGGTCGCCGACGCAAGCGAATTGGCCGAGGCCCTGCACCAACTGCTGAACGATTCCGGGCAGCGCCGTCGCATGGCCGAGGCCGCACGCGCCGTCGCGAGCGCCCAGGAAGATGTTCTGGAGCGCGTGCTGGACGCGCTATCGCCGCTTCTGGACAGAGCCCTGGGACCGGCGCCGGAGGGCAGGGCGCCTCTAAAGACGGCGGCGGAACCATGACCTGGC
Proteins encoded in this window:
- a CDS encoding ABC transporter ATP-binding protein, with translation MSTSKPAPLLANREQTLYLMKRLVRGYMSDQMRRLALAVLCMILAAVTTAGFTQLVKPIIDDIFVMQKGELLIPVAGFTLLIFVTRGIASYGEGVLMSRIGLTIVSRLQSQLYHRLIKQDMAFFNVTSPGTLVSRFISDAFMLRNSVANTLTSLGKDTLTATALGAVMFYEDWLLACFAIFIFPAAVFPIVRIGRRMRKVSRNQQVQTGALATVLDESFQGIRYVKAYSMEEHEAKRADRTINKLLEIALKGARTRNALHPIMEGLGGIAVVTIVLYGGQMVISEAKTPGSFFAFIFALLLAYEPVKRLARLNTVLQEGLAAASRIFELLDMTPELQDKPDAKPLKVGEGRIQLQDVVFSYDGEGKALDKVSIEVESGKRVALVGASGSGKTTILNLVPRFYDVDEGRILIDGQDVRDVTMESLRRSMALVSQETLLFDETIRANIAYGNPEASDEEIESAARNAGAHDFIKQLPQGYDTLVGPRGTKLSGGQRQRISIARAMIRNAPILLLDEATSALDTESERHVQKALDELMVGRSSIVIAHRLSTIVDADRIYVLDNGRIVESGTHAELLAKGGNYAKLHSLQYSDESDGGSQKRVAQE
- a CDS encoding glycosyltransferase family 1 protein produces the protein MRIAIVSDAWFPQINGVVRTLKRVCDELGAEGHEILVIHPGLFRTLPCPTYPEIRLAILPGARLRGLLEDFAPEAIHVATEGPLGLSARGYCLKRNLPFTTSYHTRFPEYVAARFPLKLSWLYAFMRRFHNSGAGTMVATESLRRELAARGFQKIKVWSRGVDTKIFKPLAPPDLGLEHPVFINVGRVAVEKNLEAFLSLKLPGSKVIVGGGPQLEELRQRYPEVHFLGPKEGEELVRHYALGDVFVFPSRTDTFGLVLLEALACGLPVAAYPVPGPLDVIGNSGVGRLDEDLESACKAALEIPRDRCRPYAERFSWHACAQQFLNNLEPEVLG
- a CDS encoding lysophospholipid acyltransferase family protein; this translates as MAKSSLGKKILKSPAFMSFVFSFIAVYLRVIERSVRWRRDYHPEAEELIEGNKAFIACFWHGRMVMMSSAWTAPPERMHLLISTHRDGQLISQPILKLGYKQIEGSSGHGGVQAIREMTRVLKQDHVVAITPDGPRGPRMRVKPGVLKIAQLTGAPIVPLAGAAKSCWMLKSWDRFLIPKPFTKGLLSAGKPIVIGRDLDEAALEAVRLELEEELLRLAAEADRAMGREVIAPGPVEQ
- a CDS encoding 3-deoxy-D-manno-octulosonic acid transferase gives rise to the protein MFWLPLYRLTTELGTPLIRGVLRKRLQRGREDPERVTERYGEASRARPAGKLLWLHGASVGEAVSVLPLIAALRERRPEVSILMTTGTVTSAKLMSQRLPEGVIHQFVPLDHLSWVRRFLDHWRPDAALWVESELWPNLLSEAQERQIPLALVNARMSPGSFKNWRRLPGGLKSLLSAFELCLAQDDAQAERLRTLGAPKVLSVGNLKYAAEALPCDQKELSGLWEKIGRRPLWLAASTHPGEEEQLAEAHGQLREEHPGLLTLLVPRHAERGDAIAKLLGDRGLYVAQRSRGEEPDGETDVFLADTMGELGLFYRLSEIAFVGGSLVPHGGQNPLEPARLEAAILHGPHMQNFAPIVEALDRAGGAKQVADASELAEALHQLLNDSGQRRRMAEAARAVASAQEDVLERVLDALSPLLDRALGPAPEGRAPLKTAAEP
- a CDS encoding UDP-2,3-diacylglucosamine diphosphatase, producing the protein MAGAERQRKPEPETRRYRAVFLSDIHLGTRGCKAEFLLDFLRYNEADKIYLVGDIVDGWRLKKSWYWPQAHNDVVQKLLRKARKGTEIIYVPGNHDEALRNYTGVHFGGVVVASDTVHETADGRRLLVLHGDAFDGVVKYAKWLALLGDGAYNLMLQVNTWYNVTRRMLGFGYWSLSAYLKNKVKNAVKFVDDFERAVAEEARRRNLDGVICGHIHKAEMREIEGILYINDGDWVESCTALVEHQDGRLEIIHWAEERNFSMLALPRSESDAQPEPARKKEYAA